The Onthophagus taurus isolate NC chromosome 2, IU_Otau_3.0, whole genome shotgun sequence genome includes a window with the following:
- the LOC111427614 gene encoding transmembrane protein 47 isoform X2 gives MANQREMQLAVSTVKYRKVIAFICGIIVIILMIMGLVSTDWLMAAGWRQGLFMHCIEEGAPQPLPFNMVNPAGCYPSRDAAYIHAAAALCIITLLTNVVATILTGLGLRSKDHHTKYKYYRFGVIVMGLALVCITIALIIYPVCFALELNFGNRTIWEFGWAYGVGWGAAIFLFGGVMLLMCDKESEEIYYKERKIVHDNDSRA, from the exons ATGGCTAACCAAAGGGAAATGCAATTGGCTGTTAGCACTGTTAAATATCGAAAA GTCATTGCATTTATTTGTGGAATAATCGTAATAATCCTTATGATAATGGGATTGGTTTCCACGGATTGGTTGATGGCAGCTGGTTGGAGACAAGGTTTATTCATGCACTGCATAGAAGAAGGCGCCCCGCAACCTTTACCGTTTAACATGGTAAATCCTGCGGGATGTTATCCATCGAGAGACGCAG cttATATCCATGCCGCTGCAGCCCTTTGCATAATCACCCTTTTAACAAACGTAGTAGCAACGATTTTAACCGGATTAGGATTGAGAAGTAAGGACCAtcatacaaaatataaatactaCAGATTTGGAGTAATCGTGATGGGATTAGCGT tGGTTTGTATAACAATAGCATTAATAATATATCCAGTTTGTTTCGCattggaattaaattttgGTAATAGAACGATTTGGGAGTTTGGTTGGGCGTACGGAGTGGGTTGGGGAGcggcaatatttttattcgGCGGTGTGATGCTGCTAATGTGCGACAAGGAGAGCGAAGAAATCTACTATAAGGAAAGGAAAATCGTGCACGACAACGACTCGAGGGCCTAG
- the LOC111427611 gene encoding E3 ubiquitin-protein ligase TM129, translating into MDTDIFYTILYLILSVCIIYPPSEFISAGVTIPNLFSFLLGSEHTQFIHYHIKRSCITLLVYSFIPLGYFLGYLAFVSDNKLYQVWVLGNSYIKQGIFAIAVILPLMAVYQLLNWCRNNYEDHPITKNIKKFLNNNNNDWNTVASDINSEYRSIDKIAIQTNSICRIIATENWVMKITPLTIYLIHQSDASLVVNRCETHYMSQDSRDEVQYINIEVTSRRNNIDPFTIRLNSTDFQDLQDRISRSIDILPDVQFKKTTIEKFLEVFNENIDKNPKYYTQEVSDQCIGCMQRTTYVKLLKQCQNDEGNQNNCTNCYCRPMWCKDCMGRWFASRQKDEERHKWLSLKCTCPMCRAKFCILDVCVVDNESNDVVDEL; encoded by the exons ATTTAATTCTTTCCGTTTGTATAATTTACCCACCAAGTGAATTTATAAGCGCCGGGGTAACAATACCCAacttattttcgtttttattaggCTCAGAACACACTCAATTTATACATTATCATATCAAAAGATCTTGTATAACATTATTGGTGTATTCTTTTATTCCTTTGGGGTACTTCCTCGGATATTTAGCTTTTGTCTCTGATAACAAG TTATATCAAGTATGGGTTCTTGGAAATTCATACATCAAACAAGGTATTTTTGCAATAGCAGTGATTTTGCCCTTAATGGCTGTatatcaattattaaattggtGTAGAAATAATTATGAGGATCATCCAATAACaaagaacattaaaaaattcttaaataacaacaataatgATTGGAACACTGTTGCTTCTGATATTAACTCCGAATATCGGAGTATTGATAAAATTGCAATTCAAACAAATAGCATTTGTAGAATTATAGCAACTGAAAATTGGGTTATGAAAATAACCcctttaacaatttatttaatccaTCAAAGTGATGCTTCTCTTGTTGTAAATCGATGTGAAACTCACTATATGTCTCAAGATAGTAGAGATGAAGTGCAATACATAAACATAGAAGTCACATCAAGAAGAAATAACATAGATCCTTTTACAATTCGTTTAAACTCAACAGATTTTCAAGATTTACAAGATCGAATATCTAGATCAATTGATATTTTACCAGATGTGCAATTTAAGAAAACCACCATTGAgaaatttttggaagtttttaatgaaaacattgATAAAAACCCTAAATATTATACACAAGAAGTTTCTGATCAATGTATAGGTTGTATGCAAAGAACCACttatgtaaaattattaaaacaatgtCAGAATGATGAaggaaatcaaaataattgtaCAAATTGTTATTGTAGACCTATGTGGTGTAAAGATTGCATGGGACGATGGTTCGCATCAAGACAAAAAGATGAGGAGAGACATAAATGGTTATCTTTAAAGTGTACATGTCCCATGTGTAGGGCTAAATTTTGCATTTTAGATGTTTGTGTTGTTGATAATGAAAGTAATGATGTTGTTGACGAGTTATAG
- the LOC111427614 gene encoding transmembrane protein 47 isoform X3: MGENQIAQVIAFICGIIVIILMIMGLVSTDWLMAAGWRQGLFMHCIEEGAPQPLPFNMVNPAGCYPSRDAAYIHAAAALCIITLLTNVVATILTGLGLRSKDHHTKYKYYRFGVIVMGLALVCITIALIIYPVCFALELNFGNRTIWEFGWAYGVGWGAAIFLFGGVMLLMCDKESEEIYYKERKIVHDNDSRA; encoded by the exons ATGGGTGAAAATCAGATAGCGCAg GTCATTGCATTTATTTGTGGAATAATCGTAATAATCCTTATGATAATGGGATTGGTTTCCACGGATTGGTTGATGGCAGCTGGTTGGAGACAAGGTTTATTCATGCACTGCATAGAAGAAGGCGCCCCGCAACCTTTACCGTTTAACATGGTAAATCCTGCGGGATGTTATCCATCGAGAGACGCAG cttATATCCATGCCGCTGCAGCCCTTTGCATAATCACCCTTTTAACAAACGTAGTAGCAACGATTTTAACCGGATTAGGATTGAGAAGTAAGGACCAtcatacaaaatataaatactaCAGATTTGGAGTAATCGTGATGGGATTAGCGT tGGTTTGTATAACAATAGCATTAATAATATATCCAGTTTGTTTCGCattggaattaaattttgGTAATAGAACGATTTGGGAGTTTGGTTGGGCGTACGGAGTGGGTTGGGGAGcggcaatatttttattcgGCGGTGTGATGCTGCTAATGTGCGACAAGGAGAGCGAAGAAATCTACTATAAGGAAAGGAAAATCGTGCACGACAACGACTCGAGGGCCTAG
- the LOC111427614 gene encoding transmembrane protein 47 isoform X1 has protein sequence MASPTTTIETVTITRPLKVIAFICGIIVIILMIMGLVSTDWLMAAGWRQGLFMHCIEEGAPQPLPFNMVNPAGCYPSRDAAYIHAAAALCIITLLTNVVATILTGLGLRSKDHHTKYKYYRFGVIVMGLALVCITIALIIYPVCFALELNFGNRTIWEFGWAYGVGWGAAIFLFGGVMLLMCDKESEEIYYKERKIVHDNDSRA, from the exons ATGGCGTCCCCAACTACCACCATCGAAACTGTCACCATTACGAGACCACTAAAG GTCATTGCATTTATTTGTGGAATAATCGTAATAATCCTTATGATAATGGGATTGGTTTCCACGGATTGGTTGATGGCAGCTGGTTGGAGACAAGGTTTATTCATGCACTGCATAGAAGAAGGCGCCCCGCAACCTTTACCGTTTAACATGGTAAATCCTGCGGGATGTTATCCATCGAGAGACGCAG cttATATCCATGCCGCTGCAGCCCTTTGCATAATCACCCTTTTAACAAACGTAGTAGCAACGATTTTAACCGGATTAGGATTGAGAAGTAAGGACCAtcatacaaaatataaatactaCAGATTTGGAGTAATCGTGATGGGATTAGCGT tGGTTTGTATAACAATAGCATTAATAATATATCCAGTTTGTTTCGCattggaattaaattttgGTAATAGAACGATTTGGGAGTTTGGTTGGGCGTACGGAGTGGGTTGGGGAGcggcaatatttttattcgGCGGTGTGATGCTGCTAATGTGCGACAAGGAGAGCGAAGAAATCTACTATAAGGAAAGGAAAATCGTGCACGACAACGACTCGAGGGCCTAG